A region of Myxococcus stipitatus DSM 14675 DNA encodes the following proteins:
- a CDS encoding NAD(P)H-binding protein, producing MNVILGATGVVGAAVLEELHERRLPVRAVSRARTPHLQGLEHVRVDLATGDGLAACLEGAESVFLVTGDMVDQVGAELRVIEAARHAGVRRLVKLSILGAESEAFYLARVHRAIEREVERSGLSFTLLRPGGFMQNFITYYGHSLRTEGVLRLPWRDEKEDPIDARDIARVAAVCLTSERFAGRALDLGGPQSLSYPERVRSLAQASGRTLTYETVSEAAYREAVLPYSVTPAHADGLIDMFRFHREGRAPSPRDHVLEVTGTPPRSFEAFAKEHADFWRGT from the coding sequence ATGAACGTCATCCTGGGTGCGACGGGAGTGGTGGGTGCAGCGGTCCTCGAGGAACTTCACGAGCGGCGTCTTCCGGTGCGCGCGGTCTCCCGCGCCCGGACGCCGCACCTCCAGGGCCTGGAGCATGTGCGGGTGGACCTGGCCACGGGGGACGGGCTGGCGGCGTGCCTGGAGGGCGCCGAGAGCGTCTTCCTGGTGACCGGGGACATGGTGGACCAGGTCGGCGCGGAACTGCGGGTCATCGAGGCCGCACGTCACGCGGGCGTGCGCAGGCTGGTGAAGCTGTCGATTCTCGGAGCCGAGAGCGAGGCGTTCTACCTGGCGCGTGTCCACCGGGCCATCGAGCGCGAGGTGGAGCGCTCGGGGCTCTCCTTCACGTTGCTGAGGCCCGGGGGCTTCATGCAGAACTTCATCACGTACTACGGCCACTCCCTGCGGACCGAGGGGGTGCTGCGTCTGCCTTGGCGAGACGAGAAGGAGGACCCCATCGACGCCCGGGACATCGCCCGGGTCGCGGCGGTGTGTCTGACCTCCGAGCGCTTCGCCGGCCGCGCGCTGGACCTCGGCGGGCCACAATCCCTGAGCTATCCGGAGAGGGTCCGCTCGCTGGCCCAGGCCTCGGGCCGGACGCTGACGTATGAGACCGTCTCGGAGGCGGCCTACCGAGAGGCCGTGCTGCCGTACTCGGTGACACCCGCCCATGCCGACGGACTCATCGACATGTTCCGCTTCCACCGCGAAGGACGCGCACCGTCACCTCGAGACCATGTGCTGGAGGTGACGGGCACGCCACCGCGCTCCTTCGAGGCGTTCGCGAAGGAGCACGCCGACTTCTGGCGAGGGACCTGA
- a CDS encoding MBL fold metallo-hydrolase, whose translation MPDPYVRQLKLGPMDNFVYLVGAADSPDVVVVDPAWDVAAIEQAVAEDGKRLAGAFVSHCHFDHINGLPELLSRHDLPVYAQREEVAFSAELRELKDALRPLGPGDVVPVGPARFQALHTPGHTPGSHCLLAGDSLVSGDTLFINGCGRCDMKGGDPEAMYRSLSQVLLKVPDSTRLWPGHDYADAPVAAMGDVRRLNPYFSYPDVASFVAFRMRPRK comes from the coding sequence ATGCCAGACCCGTACGTGCGGCAGCTCAAGCTGGGACCCATGGACAACTTCGTCTACCTGGTCGGCGCGGCGGACTCGCCCGACGTCGTGGTGGTGGACCCCGCGTGGGACGTCGCGGCCATCGAGCAGGCCGTCGCGGAGGACGGCAAGCGCCTTGCGGGCGCCTTCGTCTCGCACTGCCACTTCGACCACATCAATGGCTTGCCGGAGCTGCTGTCGCGCCACGACCTCCCTGTCTATGCCCAGCGTGAGGAGGTGGCGTTCTCCGCGGAGCTGCGGGAGCTGAAGGACGCGCTGCGCCCGCTGGGGCCTGGGGACGTCGTACCCGTGGGCCCCGCGCGCTTCCAGGCGCTCCACACGCCGGGGCACACCCCGGGCTCGCACTGCCTGCTCGCGGGGGATTCGCTGGTGTCCGGCGACACGCTTTTCATCAACGGCTGTGGCCGGTGCGACATGAAGGGCGGGGACCCGGAGGCGATGTACCGCTCGCTGTCGCAGGTGCTGCTGAAGGTGCCGGACTCCACGCGGCTGTGGCCGGGGCACGACTACGCGGACGCGCCGGTGGCGGCGATGGGCGACGTGCGGCGGCTCAATCCCTACTTCTCCTACCCGGACGTCGCCTCGTTCGTCGCGTTCAGGATGCGCCCCAGGAAGTGA
- a CDS encoding PHB depolymerase family esterase gives MRSVALAVVVAALAACGPGTPEDAAALAADTWSAALLSPVENQISVHMQGANGNPLPYGEFIPPGYNASTELYPVVIHLNGIGELGRAPNPTDLYEVLTRNGALRNIRTSATWKTYFAQKKMMVFAPQAVDNYSPAEIRPFVQFIVANYRVDPKRVYLTGLSMGGWGAWRYATLHGSELAAMATFATAIGAPGETIPQLKDVPIWAGSSFGDRWGERSWVLPVTKNYNHWAFPPVVELPQTTTYLFNKTTQSWTSQAGIVATGNTILRYVVFSGNAHMGWAETYGLQSFWDWMFAQSRP, from the coding sequence ATGAGAAGTGTTGCCCTTGCCGTCGTCGTCGCGGCCCTCGCGGCCTGTGGTCCCGGCACGCCGGAGGATGCCGCCGCCCTGGCCGCGGACACCTGGTCCGCCGCCCTCCTCTCCCCCGTGGAGAATCAAATCTCCGTGCACATGCAGGGAGCGAACGGGAACCCGCTCCCCTACGGTGAGTTCATTCCGCCGGGCTACAACGCCTCCACGGAGCTGTACCCGGTCGTCATCCACTTGAATGGCATTGGCGAGTTGGGCCGGGCGCCGAATCCCACCGACCTCTACGAGGTCCTGACGCGCAACGGAGCGCTGCGGAACATCCGCACGAGCGCCACCTGGAAGACCTACTTCGCCCAGAAGAAGATGATGGTCTTCGCCCCGCAGGCGGTGGACAACTACTCACCGGCGGAGATTCGCCCGTTCGTCCAGTTCATCGTCGCCAACTACCGGGTGGACCCCAAGCGCGTCTACCTGACGGGGCTGAGCATGGGCGGCTGGGGCGCGTGGCGCTATGCCACGCTGCACGGGAGCGAGCTGGCGGCGATGGCCACCTTCGCCACCGCCATCGGCGCGCCGGGAGAGACCATCCCCCAGCTCAAGGATGTGCCCATCTGGGCCGGCAGCAGCTTCGGAGACCGCTGGGGTGAGCGCTCCTGGGTGCTCCCCGTGACGAAGAACTACAACCACTGGGCCTTCCCGCCCGTCGTCGAGCTGCCGCAGACGACGACGTACCTGTTCAACAAGACGACGCAGTCGTGGACCTCGCAGGCTGGCATCGTCGCCACGGGGAACACCATCCTTCGCTACGTGGTGTTCTCGGGCAACGCCCACATGGGCTGGGCGGAGACGTACGGCCTGCAGTCCTTCTGGGACTGGATGTTCGCCCAGTCGCGCCCGTAA
- a CDS encoding M50 family metallopeptidase yields MRTASGAQLDFGRLALLLVMLGVGWYFWDAPAFWPLKLLVVMMHESGHALATLLVGGSVDRIHLAADESGACLSRLPPGIFRQIAVYSGGYLGSAVAGAGLLLATFRFRLRRWVLGAASVWLVVMGVLYAGDSFTLAFCVGTAVVLGLGAKLLPDGAVDFVNLFIAAFTALYAVFDLRDDLWNSAVRSRSDAALLADLTHVPAVVWAALWTLLAVGLLGFTAYRSLHSRPPSLQMPAVGARARGRA; encoded by the coding sequence ATGAGGACCGCCAGCGGAGCACAGCTCGATTTCGGCCGCCTGGCCCTCCTCCTCGTGATGCTGGGGGTGGGCTGGTACTTCTGGGACGCCCCCGCCTTCTGGCCGCTGAAGCTGTTGGTGGTGATGATGCACGAGAGCGGGCACGCGCTCGCCACGCTCCTGGTGGGGGGCTCGGTGGACCGCATCCACCTGGCGGCGGACGAGTCAGGAGCCTGCCTGTCCCGCCTGCCTCCGGGTATCTTCCGCCAGATTGCCGTCTACTCGGGGGGCTACCTGGGCAGCGCGGTGGCCGGAGCGGGGTTGCTGCTGGCCACGTTCCGCTTCCGGCTGCGCCGCTGGGTGCTGGGCGCCGCGAGCGTGTGGCTGGTCGTGATGGGCGTGCTGTACGCGGGTGACAGCTTCACGCTGGCGTTCTGCGTGGGCACCGCCGTCGTCCTCGGCCTGGGGGCGAAGCTGCTGCCGGATGGCGCGGTGGACTTCGTGAACCTCTTCATCGCCGCCTTCACCGCGCTGTACGCGGTGTTCGACTTGCGCGACGACCTGTGGAACAGCGCGGTGCGCTCGCGCAGCGACGCGGCCCTCCTGGCCGACCTCACCCACGTGCCCGCGGTCGTCTGGGCCGCGCTGTGGACGTTGCTCGCCGTGGGGCTGCTCGGCTTCACCGCGTATCGCTCCCTGCACAGCCGCCCCCCGAGCCTCCAGATGCCCGCGGTGGGCGCCCGCGCCCGCGGCAGGGCCTGA